In Sesamum indicum cultivar Zhongzhi No. 13 linkage group LG8, S_indicum_v1.0, whole genome shotgun sequence, the sequence attattattattattagtgttATTCTGTATGGTGATTAAGAGTTAGGTATGGATTTGAGGGGAATTAAAGATGGGTTTTGTTCCACATAAATGATGAATATGAGGCCATAGATGGAAGAAAGGATGGCAAGTTGCAGGAGTTGGCAACAAATAGGAACTACGACTACGTATAATCTTTGTTTTAGTAGACTGCATTTTTTCCATGTTGCATATATCTAATAATGCAAATGTGAGTGTGGAGCTGATGCAAATCATTCCTGTGGCGGCTTTAACTAGTGTTTATTCTTCTCCTAATTAAATCTTCTCCACTCCTAAGTCGTTATTTCCTAACTTCAAATACTTTGTGGTGTTACGCGTTTTTAGATTATGTACGCGTGCGTATTATTAACTGATAGCATTACATTTGCTTGTGATGAAaacatcttattaattaaccTTATGGTGCGTTTGGCTGATGGACTGAATTTGAGGGAAGGATttcaaattgttttatttgaaaataatttaaaatttataaatatttaacggAATACGattcaaaataagatttgaaattttttaaattcagaattatccaaataaattcaaataatttgttattaagaAATAGaatctataatttcaaaaatttcaatccACTTGCAACTCTAGGTACAATAAAGCGGGGATGCTCCTAGTTAAGTAATCAATAtaagatgtaattttcctaGCGATAATGAATGGTTTTTATTAATGAAGATGGAGTCTGCTTTAAATATGTCAAGATATAATTGAGCGAAATTATGGAATATATGTCGAAGATTAAAAAACGTTATTTTaccaaatttctttttatgggactcgattttataattttttaaatttacaatgtTTGGCACTTGTGTTTTGTTCATTTGAATCTGGACGGCCCTCAAACATTAATTTAGTAAAGTAACCTAAAAAATGTTGATAGAAAGTAATATTTAAGAAGTTGGTTGCACCTTTTGACTATTATCTTTAAGCGGCTGAGCCTAATATAGTTGACTATATGTACTTCACATAGTTAACTATGTAAAGGTGCAAGTTCACATGTGGGAAGAATGGGCTATATATCCCTGTTATatgaaaatgagtaaaaaaacttatgtttaaaaaaatattaaaatattattttctgtattttgaaaaataaaacaaattatcttttatgtaaattattattagggagataatttgctttatttttaaaaatataagagattatttgctttcttttttttttttcatttatcaaaTCATAGAGAGGTAATTAATCGCATTTTTCCGAAAAGTATACATAAGAGGTAAATatctttgattttataatacaAGTTCATATGTCCATAAATTTGCTTGATATCATGCATCTCATACAAATTACCCTAAACTTCAACATAAGAACAAATGAATGGAAAAAACAGCATAAATCCGGCGCCAAGCTTGCAGTCAAATAGCGGTCTCATGATCGGACCCATTACTATGatcttttgaattaataaaattatggagtATGTGACTGTATTTAAATGTTTTAGAAGCATCTCGCATAATCCCGTTATTTGCCCAGAAAAGTCCACAAGCATTGCAAAGAGACCTCATTCCAGCTGGGCCTCTCCGCATCATTGGCGTGTCGTTTGAACTTATGCCACAATTAGTACACGCAAGTTGTGGAGGACTTTCATCAACCCTATTAATTTCCATGGAAGTTTGCCCACTATCCTTGCAAGCAAATCGCCCGTTCTTACGCTTCATCTTGAGCGCCACCGCTCGACGGACATTATACCTTATTCTCTTCTCAAAACACCGTTCTTCTCTCTTAAGCCGATACTTGTTTACATGCTCTTCCCTCTTTGGGTCCTTACACTTATGGTGCGTCGCGTCTTTATTAGCACGATCAAATGCAAATCCTCCCAAAAGTAATAGCACGGTTTGTAGCTTTTCATAAGGAACACTGTCAAATATAAAGACATGGTCCCAAAACGAAAGGGTCACTCGATGGGGAGCATCAGCAGCATTGTGCTGAATTAACTCATTACCGGCAATCGAGTGCCCAACTGACTCATCCCCAGCTGCATTAACATTCAACGGCTGATCGGAAGTGTGCATTATTACTGTACTCTTAATTTGACATcaacactaattaataattgactCAAATCATTAACAAGGTGATTGTTTCTTATATACACAactgcatgcatgcatgcatgcatgtagTGTGATGTTCTGATCACTACCAATGATCATATGGAAGGGTCTTCAAATCTTTACAACATACTagaataagtaaatatattcttCAGTGTTGTACCGGCCTGTTTGTctgtattaattttcattttcagttttcctgaataaaatttgtacaattttctttcttcactaATCAAGACAAGAAACTTGACTAATTAAGAACATTAACACTTAAGGACCAGGAAAGTTTAATTGGTAGGTAGCTTAGCTCAACCATTTTGCCGGTCTTATATTACAACTAATTATTggaaaattaactttttaatatttcgaCGTGCTAATCAactttttaatacatatttgtCAACCTTTGCCTAATTAATCGGCACAATAATTCAGAATATTTTGAAGTAACTCCGGGGCTCCACATCTTAAATGCGAAGCaaccataaataaatatatttttgaattatgtaGAGGAAAAAAGACTTGTCATGAATAGATGGAGGTACGTAGAAAGAATATTATCCGTGTGAGGGTGTGATAGTGAGTCGATTTCAAGCTGGTTGTTAAGATAAGGAAATTGAAACACGACCCATCCGCCGTGCgctttttttttgtcaaataatcattttcaaccaaaaattCCAATGCAAATAGGTCCCATCATTCATCCTTCTTTTTCCTCCAACCCATTCTACAATGACCCCTCATGCTATTCCattcatttctctttcttttttttttttttttcctttctaacaaaataataataataataataagaaaagcaCACTCGCACGCACACAAAAGAATGCATAAAATCTACTACTTatgcaaaaattatttgaggggcaatttatattttttttctaattgtaattatttgaaattgttaatttctaactactaaaatttataattattttattttataaatgaaaattgattcggaaagtgaagaaaaaagtaatattatttgtttccctttagtAAAGCTCATGCATCATATTTTCTCACTTGTCAAAATGATTGCACACCCCCACAATGGCCTTTTGGTTGTCTATTtgctaaaaagataaataaataaaataaagaatggtGTGAATTGATTTGAAGTAATTGAGCAGAAGTAGAATGAGTCCAATCCAATGAGAAGGTTGGGACGGGACAGTGTCCTTTAGTGGGACTAAGCTGAAATACACACTTGTTAGGTAAGGGTACATACATGTCTTCTTTTTTTGCTTTCTCTCCTCTCCACCAATAATTTACccattcataattataatactttatattttatttcttataatatatatttttacccataatcacaaaataaagtatttttcattacatTCCCAAAGAATGAGAAAGATTCAAATACATACATTATACGATGATGgtttaattgatatattaatcgcattcgacatatatatatatactaataatcataaagatattattactacttatgttttgttttttctcgTCGGGGTCCgcattaaatattatttgctcCATCCTCAAACTATAGTATTTTTTTGATGTCGTTGTCGGTTGATCTGATTTCtctaaagataaataataaaagagagtaattaatattttataaatttaaatagtcacagaattattttatatgcttGAAGCGTTCAAAACACATCACATAGATTTGCCCAGTTCTCCACTTTTTCTCATAGCAATATAcgaaaatgatattttaaaaaagataaaaataaaaataaaaaagttttcaaCATCATTTGCCAACCGCCATTAATTAACATGTCTTCGTATTTTCTGAtcaatttaaaagatatagataactttttttattttattattaaataaaaaaaatagatactTTTTCCGTTGCATTTagttgaattatatatactgAGACCACCTGTAATTAttgttagtatatatatatatatatatatatattctcggagtatatataattataatattgggGTTGATAGTAAAACCCACGTCGAAAGGACAGTGCTTTTTGATTATTTGGaacaataatttgataatgagtGAGAGAGAGGGGGAGGGATGTTCAATTCCTACGTAAATCAGCTTAATACactgaatttaataaattggatgTTGATGGATTACCATCAATGAGTTATGGTGATCGATATATCATCTATCTACCTAGCGTATCTGTTGATTAAGAAACTTATAATTAGGATAATTATGACTTACGTGcaatactaattataattgcACTAGCTTTTCTTTCTGATTTAGaaagcctttttttttttttaatttatagaaacgataattaataatttagtagattgagattaatattataataaatttacattaaatgaTGGATATGTGAAAATAACTAGGAAAATGGGTTATTAGCAA encodes:
- the LOC105169923 gene encoding GATA transcription factor 25-like codes for the protein MHTSDQPLNVNAAGDESVGHSIAGNELIQHNAADAPHRVTLSFWDHVFIFDSVPYEKLQTVLLLLGGFAFDRANKDATHHKCKDPKREEHVNKYRLKREERCFEKRIRYNVRRAVALKMKRKNGRFACKDSGQTSMEINRVDESPPQLACTNCGISSNDTPMMRRGPAGMRSLCNACGLFWANNGIMRDASKTFKYSHILHNFINSKDHSNGSDHETAI